One region of Rubricoccus marinus genomic DNA includes:
- a CDS encoding GatB/YqeY domain-containing protein, which translates to MLKEQLAQDLKDAMRAKDTVRLGAIRMLQTAITQEEKKTGQPLSAEDLVAVVQKQAKQRRESIKQFVEGGREDLADRERAELPWLEVYMPAQASDEDIHNVVHAIVQRTGATTMKDMGRVMGEAMSELKGVADGNRVRTVVQQLLNA; encoded by the coding sequence ATGCTCAAAGAACAACTCGCGCAGGACCTCAAGGACGCCATGCGCGCCAAAGACACCGTCCGACTCGGCGCGATCCGGATGCTCCAGACGGCCATCACGCAGGAAGAGAAGAAGACCGGCCAGCCGCTGAGCGCAGAGGATCTGGTCGCGGTCGTGCAGAAGCAGGCTAAGCAGCGGCGCGAGTCCATCAAGCAGTTCGTCGAGGGCGGGCGCGAGGATCTCGCGGACCGCGAGCGTGCCGAGCTTCCGTGGCTGGAGGTGTACATGCCTGCGCAGGCGAGCGACGAGGACATCCACAACGTCGTCCACGCCATTGTGCAGCGGACCGGCGCGACGACGATGAAGGACATGGGCCGCGTCATGGGCGAGGCGATGAGCGAACTCAAAGGCGTTGCCGATGGCAACCGCGTCCGCACGGTGGTGCAGCAGCTTCTGAACGCGTGA